A region from the Sphaerodactylus townsendi isolate TG3544 linkage group LG01, MPM_Stown_v2.3, whole genome shotgun sequence genome encodes:
- the LOC125438458 gene encoding histone H3.3A: MARTKQTARKSTGGKAPRKQLATKAARKSAPSTGGVKKPHRYRPGTVALREIRRYQKSTELLIRKLPFQRLVREIAQDFKTDLRFQSAAIGALQEASEAYLVGLFEDTNLCAIHAKRVTIMPKDIQLARRIRGERA; this comes from the exons ATGGCTCGTACCAAGCAAACTGCCCGCAAGTCCACCGGTGGGAAGGCGCCCAGGAAGCAACTCGCAACTAAAGCCGCTCGTAAGAGTGCGCCCTCTACTGGCGGGGTTAAGAAACCTCATCGCTACAG GCCAGGTACTGTGGCTCTTCGTGAAATCAGGCGTTATCAGAAGTCGACTGAGCTTCTGATCCGCAAACTTCCTTTCCAGCGCCTGGTGCGTGAAATTGCTCAGGATTTCAAAACAGATCTGCGTTTCCAGAGTGCAGCTATTGGTGCTTTGCAG GAGGCAAGTGAAGCCTACCTGGTTGGCCTGTTTGAAGACACCAATCTGTGTGCTATCCACGCCAAACGTGTCACAATCATGCCAAAAGATATCCAGCTAGCACGCCGCATACGTGGAGAGCGTGCTTAA